CTTTTGGTACAGATATGGAAGGTTAAGAATACTTTTACTTCAAATAGTTATAATCTTTACTAGGAAAATGCTATTCTTACttcaaattattattgaatttagaAAATGTTATTCCATCACTTGGCTTGTATACTGTAAAATAATGCCCGACATAATTTCCATatcattttcaaataaacaTGCACACATAATGCATAGGCCACATTATCAATGGGTCCATAAAATTAAGATCCATCGATGTCTTGGTCAGAcgataataaatataaaatgtgTTATAGGTTAAAATCTTATTATATCTATCAAATTTATATAGtgattgagagaaaaaaaaaattaagaaaaatctcATTGTATGGCATTACTACAgcaaaactaacaaaaaaaaagcatatatatatatatataatatgtgtaGTGATCATTTATATTGTATACAGTGATTCAGCTGGTTGGAGTGAACAAATTCAATTTCGAACTCCACCTGCTGGAGGATCCGATGAACTCAAATTTGTAGCATACGGTGATATGGGAAAGGCTCCTCGTGATCCTTCTGTTGAGCACTACATTCAGGTAGGATGCATTTGCTATTGCAAAACACAACActccaaaatttattttgagaatcttgTCTAGATCAAAGTCCTGTAAATTAACTAAGTTCTCAGAAATTACGTACCTTGCTATACATTGTTCATTCATGTATGATCAAGCTTGCATTAATTCAAATAAAACAACCACGCATGATAACAAATTCACACTTTTACTTTGATTTtaacttgaatttgaaaattgataCTTCTAGCAACACAAACCTATTGAATATAATAcaaacttattaatattatcaataaGGCTCATGTAGTCATGTActaaccccctttttttttaatcttgtgaCACAGCCAGGATCCCTCTCAGTGATTAATGCCATTGCAGATGAAGTGAATTCAAACAACATAGACTCAGTCTTTCACATTGGAGATATAAGCTATGCCACGGGCTTTTTAGTAGAATGGGACTTTTTTCTTCACCAAATAAGCCATGTGGCATCGCGAGTTTCTTACATGACTGCAATTGGAAACCATGAGAGGTATCCTTATCACCAAAATATATACTTCTTTTTTGGCTTAAAATCATCTACATATACATACTTGAATAAGCATGTCACTTGTCATTCTTGATAATAATACATGCAAACACTATCAATGGGATTAAGGTTTAAGTAAATTCTACAATCTCTTTAAGAGGCTCAAAAATTATAGACAAATTGTTAGACAATgggcatatttttattttcagctCTGCATCTCCAACTCACCATATAGGCCTCATAACTCCCTCAAATGTGAACTACACGCATTGATTTATCATGACATACTATTTTAAAACCCTAAAGAAATCAGAAACAAAATACATGTAAGGTACGTGCATATGtgcatataaaattttcttctctttttcagGGATTACATATTCTCAGGATCTGTGTATATTACTCCTGACTCAGGAGGAGAATGTGGAGTTCCTTATGAAACTTATTTTCCCATGCCAACCCCAGCAAAGGATAAGCCATGGTATTCCATAGATCAAGGAAGTATTCACTTCACTGTGATTTCTACAGAGCACAATTGGTCACCAAATTCTGAGCAGGTTAGATGAATCAAATGCTTATGTCTTTTATATTCCAtgtatagagttttttttttttttttttaaatctaatttgATATCACCTTCTTTTACATATATGTAATGGACATACTGTATCTTTCAGTATCAATGGATGACGAAGGACATGGCTTCAGTTGATCGATCAAGAACCCCTTGGTTGATTTTCACAGGGTAAGTGAATCTTACATGTAGCAACAatgtttttcaaattaaattttttcattCTTGAAGGTGTAATTTTAGCATTTGTGCATCTTTGTTTGTTCACTTTTTGTGGCTTGTGCATGTTTGCAATAGGAAATTCCTTTAGATTCGGGCCCAACTTATGTATTTCAATCTGTGATTCTCATTATTTCTACCTGATGATACCAGACTCTGCTGatcaaaaatagttttctaaGACAAtgtaatttaaaagaaattaacagTGACAATATTGCAATGTTCTTGCACTATGATCAAATATTAGCTTTATTTATGATCAAGTGGTGACAATGATCAAAGAGAGGGATGTTCAACTATGATGGTGgaatatgatttatttttgtcctaataaaatgaaacatttaaaaattgcaGGCATAGACCTATGTATTCTTCTTTAAATGCATTCATGGGCGttgataataaatttgttaaGGAAGTAGAACCATTACTATTAGCAAACAAGGTAAGCTCCTTTGGCCTATCTATTAATCCTTTGTTAGCTTAACTAGCTAGGTCAAGGTATGAAAATGGGTATTTTTGGTTGCTTTGAACCAGGTTGATTTGGCATTCTTTGGCCACATTCATAATTATGAGAGAACTTGCTCGATTTACCAACAAGAATGCAAGGCCATGCCTACAAAAGATAGAAATGGGATTGACACATATGACCACAGCAATTATAGTGCCCCTGTGCATGCAGTGATTGGAATGGCTGGCTTTTCCTTGGATAAGTTCACAAATGATGTAAGCAGATATCAATCTCTTTCTCCATTTTCTATTATATGTGTGTCCTCTTTTTTCCGGGTCCGGGTTTGAGACTatctataaacaaaatatatgacattaataacaaacacaaacattatATGTGTGTGCACGCACGCACATGCACATGATAGCTAAGTGAACGTATTTTTGCCCATAGGTACGAGCAAATAAATGGAGTTTATCAAGGATTTCTGAGTATGGTTATCTAAGAGCGCATGCaacaaagaaagagataaaattaGAGGTAAGCTTGCATGAACAATTCTGAAATCCACctgaaaatggaaaaagagagctattttatttgaaaagagaGAACATTAGTTAAGAGTTTTGGAAAGCTACCGAGTAtgaactttttcttctttaccaaCTAGTAATTGTGTATATTCTGCTTTTTTCTTTGGGTTAGATTTATTAAAGTTGCCTCACTCAACTCCTGTAATTTTGCAGTTtgtaaattcaaatacaaagaaagttGGGGACAGTTTTCGCATCATTAAAAGGTGAAGGTAACTCGAAAAGAGAGGGAGACAAGGACCTCCTCCCTCCACCATGGATCGTTGGATGATTTCTTTTTATAGTTATTTACAAATGTCACTTGATTTATTTTGTCCAAATATAATGATTTGATGGGTAGAAGGTTttacatcaaaaaataaaagatgtatAGAAGGTCAAGAGAAAATAGTAGCGGctactctgtttttttttttttttttttggctgaataataGTAGTCGCCACTTTGAGGattattctttgttcttattttatCAATTGTTTTTAGATGTAACTTATATTTCTcagt
This genomic stretch from Quercus robur chromosome 4, dhQueRobu3.1, whole genome shotgun sequence harbors:
- the LOC126723731 gene encoding probable inactive purple acid phosphatase 27, whose amino-acid sequence is MVFPCTSLMEPCSFSWVFRVFFSLLIFFLGSSLSLSWSLHPSLINSTAMHHHYTAISEFRLLNRRTLRECPNRSPYLQVNVSLSSNLSDEEYVNVTVNGALLPSEHDWVAMISPSHSNVENCPLNEILYAQTGDLSSLPLLCHYPVKAMYMSNDPDYLSCKKQECKKYDKGKCVVRTCSGTLTFHVINIRTDIEFLLFGGGFGTPCVLSRSGPISFANPKKPLYGHISSVDSTGTSMRLTWVSGDKEPQQVQYKDGKTKLSEVTTFSQDNMCTSDLPSPAKDFGWHDPGFIHSAVMTELKPSSTFWYRYGSDSAGWSEQIQFRTPPAGGSDELKFVAYGDMGKAPRDPSVEHYIQPGSLSVINAIADEVNSNNIDSVFHIGDISYATGFLVEWDFFLHQISHVASRVSYMTAIGNHERDYIFSGSVYITPDSGGECGVPYETYFPMPTPAKDKPWYSIDQGSIHFTVISTEHNWSPNSEQYQWMTKDMASVDRSRTPWLIFTGHRPMYSSLNAFMGVDNKFVKEVEPLLLANKVDLAFFGHIHNYERTCSIYQQECKAMPTKDRNGIDTYDHSNYSAPVHAVIGMAGFSLDKFTNDVRANKWSLSRISEYGYLRAHATKKEIKLEFVNSNTKKVGDSFRIIKR